The nucleotide sequence CATTATCGCTGGATAAAGAAAGCTACAAAACCCAGATAGAAGCCTTAATGAAGGAGTTGCGATCGCTTCAACAGACCTGCCGAGATAAAAAATTACCGATTATTATTGTCTTAGAAGGGTGGGCTGCGGCTGGAAAAGGCGGACTGGTCAAGAAAATGGTGGGATATATGGACCCGAGGGGGTTTACCGTTCATCCCATTTGGCCCCCAACCAATGAAGAATCCCGCTATCCCTTCCTGCGACGGTTTTGGCAGAAATTGCCTCCTCAAGGCAGTATTGGCATTTTTTACCACAGTTGGTATACCCATGTTTTAGAAGAGCGTTTGTTTGGACGGGTTTCAGAAGCTGAAGTCCCTATGGCGATGCGACAAATTAACGCCTTTGAACGCCAACTGGTGGACGATGGGGTAGCGATGGCAAAATTTTGGATACATTTGAGTAAAAAAGAACTCAAACAACGGCTGAAAAAATCTTCAGAAGATGAGTTAGAAGCTTGGCGGGTACGTCCTGAAGATTGGAAACAGGCGAAAAATTATGATACCTATTGTACCTTAGCCGAAGAAATGGTGATTCATACCGGGACAGGTTCGGCTCCCTGGACATTGGTGGAGGGAGATTGTAAACGCTGGGCCAGGGTTAAGGTATTATCAACGATGGTGGCATCGATTAAAGAAGCCTTAGACCGTTTGCATATACAGGTACCTCCTGTATTTACAACACCCCAAAACCATTTAGAACCCACCGAACCGAACCCCCTAGCGGCGGTTAATCTCAAATCTGCCTTCGCATCCGATGACTATAAAATACAGTTACGTCATCAACAAGCAAATTTAGGTCAACTGCAACAAACCCTCTATCAACAACAAATTCCTATTTTAGCTTTATTTGAAGGCTGGGATGCGGCTGGCAAGGGGGGAGCCATTAAACGGTTAACGGATATTTTAGATCCCCGGAGTTATGAAGTAAATACCTTTGCTGCACCTACAGATGAAGAGAAAGCTCATCATTATTTATGGCGGTTTTGGCGACGCTTACCTCCGGCGGGTAAATTGGGAGTATTTGACCGCAGTTGGTATGGTCGGGTTTTAGTCGAACGAGTTGAAGGCTTTGCGACCGAATTAGAATGGCGACGAGCTTATCAAGAAATTAATGAATTTGAGGAACAGTTAACCAGCGCTGGCTATGTGTTAGTAAAATTTTGGTTACATATTGATCAAGAAGAACAGTTGAAACGCTTTCAGGAACGCCAAGACAACCCCTATAAATTACATAAACTCACGGAAGAAGATTGGCGTAACCGGGAAAAATGGCCCTTGTATGAAGTAGCCTCTAATCAAATGATTCAACGTACCCATACCCCCAATGCTCCTTGGACATTAGTAGCTGCTAATGATAAATATTATGCCCGTGTTAAAGTCATTGAAACCG is from Planktothrix serta PCC 8927 and encodes:
- the pap gene encoding polyphosphate:AMP phosphotransferase, giving the protein MLDTLDLTLSLDKESYKTQIEALMKELRSLQQTCRDKKLPIIIVLEGWAAAGKGGLVKKMVGYMDPRGFTVHPIWPPTNEESRYPFLRRFWQKLPPQGSIGIFYHSWYTHVLEERLFGRVSEAEVPMAMRQINAFERQLVDDGVAMAKFWIHLSKKELKQRLKKSSEDELEAWRVRPEDWKQAKNYDTYCTLAEEMVIHTGTGSAPWTLVEGDCKRWARVKVLSTMVASIKEALDRLHIQVPPVFTTPQNHLEPTEPNPLAAVNLKSAFASDDYKIQLRHQQANLGQLQQTLYQQQIPILALFEGWDAAGKGGAIKRLTDILDPRSYEVNTFAAPTDEEKAHHYLWRFWRRLPPAGKLGVFDRSWYGRVLVERVEGFATELEWRRAYQEINEFEEQLTSAGYVLVKFWLHIDQEEQLKRFQERQDNPYKLHKLTEEDWRNREKWPLYEVASNQMIQRTHTPNAPWTLVAANDKYYARVKVIETVVEAIRHHLKHR